One Bos taurus isolate L1 Dominette 01449 registration number 42190680 breed Hereford chromosome 16, ARS-UCD2.0, whole genome shotgun sequence DNA window includes the following coding sequences:
- the RHEX gene encoding regulator of hemoglobinization and erythroid cell expansion protein, producing the protein MEVWHGVVIAVVSLILQTCLLAVINYLLSRHMAKEIERILKGARSQAPSLCPTHCCPPAAEERKETRAERNVLVPEPRYRHDSDTSSDSSDSSNSSPPTTSQVTKDVNYTQVVFAAPGDRRNDSVLDYENIKEATDYVNVNPKRQKPDFWTFVNPAVSEPVEYTQVVM; encoded by the exons ATGGAGGTCTGGCATGGAGTAGTGATCGCAGTAGTGTCGCTGATCCTGCAGACCTGTCTCCTCGCAGTCATCAACTACCTGCTCAGCAGGCACATGG CCAAGGAAATCGAGCGCATTCTAAAAGGGGCCAGGTCCCAGGCCCCCAGCTTATGTCCAACTCACTGCTGCCCGCCTGCTGCcgaggagaggaaggagactcGGGCAGAGAGGAACGTCCTGGTGCCTGAGCCCCGCTACCGGC aTGACAGTGACACGTCCTCAGATAGCTCTGACAGCTCAAACAGCTCACCTCCCACCACCTCCCAG GTCACCAAGGATGTCAACTACACACAAGTAGTCTTTGCAGCCCCTGGAGATCGAAGAAATGACTCTGTCCTGGACTATGAGAACATAAAAGAAGCCACAGATTATGTCAATGTCAACCCAAAGAGGCAAAAGCCCGATTTCTGGACTTTTGTGAACCCTGCTGTCTCTGAGCCAGTGGAATACACTCAAGTGGTCATGTGA